The Mauremys reevesii isolate NIE-2019 linkage group 1, ASM1616193v1, whole genome shotgun sequence genome has a segment encoding these proteins:
- the ST3GAL6 gene encoding type 2 lactosamine alpha-2,3-sialyltransferase isoform X2 has protein sequence MKLALSNGNDKIELPYGIKRAESYFRLALSRLHNCRLFNEDNGVICRRCVVVGNGGVLRNKTLGEKIDSYDVVIRMNNGPVRGYEEDVGRRTTFRLFYPESIFSDPIHYDPDTTIVLLVFKPHDLKWLWNILNGHKINTNGFWKKPALKMIYKVNQIRILDPIIIRKTAHEWLQFPTKFPRKEKPQHPTTGLIAITLAFHICNEVHLAGFKYNFTDRNSSLHYYGNETMSAMIENGYHNIIAEQKFLKSLIDKQFVVSLT, from the exons ATGAAACTAGCACTGTCCAATGGAAATGATAAGATTGAGTTACCTTATGGAATAAAGAGAGCAG AGAGTTATTTTCGCCTCGCCCTTTCAAGACTGCACAACTGCAGACTATTCAATGAAGATAATGg TGTGATCTGTAGAAGGTGTGTTGTTGTTGGTAATGGAGGAGTACTTCGAAACAAGACACTAGGGGAGAAAATTGACTCCTATGATGTGGTAATAAG AATGAATAATGGTCCCGTTAGAGGGTACGAAGAGGATGTTGGGAGGAGGACAACTTTCCGACTTTTTTATCCAGAGTCTATTTTTTCAGATCCAATTCACTATGATCCTGATACTACTATAGTTCTTCTTGTCTTCAAACCACATGACTTAAAGTGGCTCTGGAACATATTGAATGGTCATAAAATA AACACTAATGGTTTCTGGAAGAAACCGGCCTTGAAAATGATCTATAAAGTTAACCAAATCAGGATACTCGATCCTATCATTATCAGAAAAACAGCACATGAATGGCTTCAGTTCCCAACAAAGTTTCCTAGAAAAGAA AAACCCCAACATCCTACAACAGGGCTAATTGCCATCACACTGGCATTTCACATATGCAATGAAGTTCACCTGGCAGGCTTTAAGTACAACTTCACTGACCGAAACAGTTCTTTGCACTATTATGGCAATGAGACCATGTCTGCGATGATTGAG aaTGGATACCACAACATCATTGCTGAGCAAAAGTTTCTGAAGTCGCTTATAGATAAGCAGTTTGTGGTCAGCTTGACATGA
- the ST3GAL6 gene encoding type 2 lactosamine alpha-2,3-sialyltransferase isoform X1 produces the protein MTGLLVMKRILLVVLLAAAAMYVILHCNLWNTDVYLLPPTATQRKSGLENCSSAPPFESLWNGQKIYPFLCVNDFMKLALSNGNDKIELPYGIKRAESYFRLALSRLHNCRLFNEDNGVICRRCVVVGNGGVLRNKTLGEKIDSYDVVIRMNNGPVRGYEEDVGRRTTFRLFYPESIFSDPIHYDPDTTIVLLVFKPHDLKWLWNILNGHKINTNGFWKKPALKMIYKVNQIRILDPIIIRKTAHEWLQFPTKFPRKEKPQHPTTGLIAITLAFHICNEVHLAGFKYNFTDRNSSLHYYGNETMSAMIENGYHNIIAEQKFLKSLIDKQFVVSLT, from the exons ATGACAG GTCTGCTAGTCATGAAACGGATTCTGCTGGTGGTtttactggctgctgctgctatgtATGTTATACTTCACTGCAATCTGTGGAACACAGATGtctattt ACTGCCGCCTACAGCTACACAAAGAAAATCTGGACTAGAAAATTGTTCATCGGCCCCACCATTTGAGTCTTTATGGAA TGGTCAGAAAATATATCCATTCCTATGTGTTAATGACTTCATGAAACTAGCACTGTCCAATGGAAATGATAAGATTGAGTTACCTTATGGAATAAAGAGAGCAG AGAGTTATTTTCGCCTCGCCCTTTCAAGACTGCACAACTGCAGACTATTCAATGAAGATAATGg TGTGATCTGTAGAAGGTGTGTTGTTGTTGGTAATGGAGGAGTACTTCGAAACAAGACACTAGGGGAGAAAATTGACTCCTATGATGTGGTAATAAG AATGAATAATGGTCCCGTTAGAGGGTACGAAGAGGATGTTGGGAGGAGGACAACTTTCCGACTTTTTTATCCAGAGTCTATTTTTTCAGATCCAATTCACTATGATCCTGATACTACTATAGTTCTTCTTGTCTTCAAACCACATGACTTAAAGTGGCTCTGGAACATATTGAATGGTCATAAAATA AACACTAATGGTTTCTGGAAGAAACCGGCCTTGAAAATGATCTATAAAGTTAACCAAATCAGGATACTCGATCCTATCATTATCAGAAAAACAGCACATGAATGGCTTCAGTTCCCAACAAAGTTTCCTAGAAAAGAA AAACCCCAACATCCTACAACAGGGCTAATTGCCATCACACTGGCATTTCACATATGCAATGAAGTTCACCTGGCAGGCTTTAAGTACAACTTCACTGACCGAAACAGTTCTTTGCACTATTATGGCAATGAGACCATGTCTGCGATGATTGAG aaTGGATACCACAACATCATTGCTGAGCAAAAGTTTCTGAAGTCGCTTATAGATAAGCAGTTTGTGGTCAGCTTGACATGA